The proteins below are encoded in one region of Streptomyces roseirectus:
- a CDS encoding cytochrome P450 family protein: protein MTVTDRISIDPLGADIPAESARLRALGPIVPVELPGGIPAWAPTGYDTLKELILDPRVSKDPRRHWRLWSEVPGHPSWGWVLGWVGVVNMLSTYGEDHTRLRRLVAPSFTARRTESLRPRVEAVTTELLDALEGAETADLRAALAHPLPMRIICELFGVPEELRDATGRLIAAIMDTSDPSPQHAAFVQEQIGAVLGTLIARKREEPGDDMTTDLIRVRDEGGDRLSDEELLHTLLLVIGAGFETTVNLIGNAVVALLRRPDQLAAVRAGEISWDAVIDETLRAHPSIASLPLRFAVEDLTVGDVTVPAGDAILTTYAAAGVDPARYGGDADVFDATRGADDHLAFGIGVHRCIGAPLARLEASHALAALFERFPGLTLESGELTQVPSFIAFGWQEIPVRLRG from the coding sequence GTGACCGTGACCGACCGCATCTCGATCGACCCGCTCGGCGCCGACATCCCCGCCGAGTCCGCGCGGTTACGCGCGCTCGGCCCGATCGTGCCGGTGGAGCTGCCCGGCGGAATCCCGGCGTGGGCGCCGACCGGGTACGACACGCTGAAGGAGCTGATCCTCGACCCGAGGGTCAGCAAGGACCCGCGCCGGCACTGGCGGCTGTGGTCCGAGGTGCCCGGGCACCCGTCCTGGGGCTGGGTGCTCGGCTGGGTCGGCGTCGTCAACATGCTCTCGACGTACGGCGAGGACCACACGCGGCTGCGCCGGCTGGTCGCGCCCAGCTTCACGGCGCGGCGCACGGAGTCGCTGCGCCCGCGCGTCGAGGCGGTCACCACCGAGTTGCTGGACGCCCTGGAGGGGGCGGAGACGGCGGATCTGCGGGCGGCGCTCGCGCATCCGCTGCCGATGCGGATCATCTGCGAACTGTTCGGTGTGCCCGAGGAGTTGCGGGACGCGACGGGCCGGCTGATCGCGGCGATCATGGACACCTCGGACCCGTCCCCGCAGCACGCGGCGTTCGTACAGGAGCAGATCGGCGCGGTCCTCGGCACACTCATCGCCCGCAAGCGCGAGGAGCCGGGCGACGACATGACGACCGACCTGATCCGGGTGCGCGACGAGGGCGGCGACCGGCTCAGCGACGAGGAACTGCTCCACACGCTGCTGCTGGTGATCGGCGCGGGCTTCGAGACGACCGTGAACCTGATCGGCAACGCGGTCGTCGCCCTGCTGCGCCGCCCGGACCAGCTCGCGGCGGTGCGTGCCGGGGAGATCTCCTGGGACGCGGTCATCGACGAGACGCTGCGCGCGCACCCGTCGATCGCCTCGCTGCCCCTGCGGTTCGCGGTCGAGGACCTGACCGTCGGCGACGTGACGGTGCCCGCCGGGGACGCGATCCTGACGACGTACGCGGCGGCCGGCGTCGACCCCGCGCGCTACGGCGGCGACGCGGACGTCTTCGACGCGACACGCGGCGCCGACGACCACCTGGCGTTCGGGATCGGCGTCCACCGGTGCATCGGGGCGCCCCTGGCCCGCCTGGAGGCGTCGCACGCGCTGGCCGCGCTCTTCGAGCGGTTCCCCGGACTGACGCTGGAGAGCGGCGAGTTGACGCAGGTTCCGTCGTTCATCGCGTTCGGGTGGCAGGAGATCCCGGTGCGGCTGCGGGGCTGA
- a CDS encoding helix-turn-helix domain-containing protein produces the protein MTARDEGGTRWAQELLALLRQGVDGAVNWLARTLDAEVCLHDDTGTPVAGHPRPLEGTPAADVLAGRIAAASWEGDGRYLRLVRVVRPGPAHPWLLAVARTAPFDARASDVVAHTAAVLEAVLRAREADATERRLRRAAADLRLAILQLLMVEDTVAARRVASGLWPGLLDVDTARVYIAESTVEDRDQLAEDILAATRDAALVVRCPAMDPQVIVVVPDETADARLRALPPLRPGTYLGGSVPHDLARTATAYGQAASALAVARFHPERTAIYTERTNPRRLMDPHDLNAWALDLLSPLDRLPHHVRAELIATTRLGLEFTAVRAARILGVSRNTVRARMERVESLIGTDLSDLTARAALHLALAQRDSPAEDAPPATLDDLLTAPALRTWAHTLLARLDADPRDLRGTLRAWIAAQGNAERAADALGIHPQTVRDHVRSAEPVLERQLLAPGGDLYEVVLAHLVTGDVGRPAPDPANGGEPDGPVHR, from the coding sequence ATGACGGCCCGGGACGAGGGCGGCACGAGGTGGGCCCAGGAACTCCTCGCGCTGCTCAGACAGGGTGTCGACGGCGCCGTGAACTGGCTGGCCCGCACCCTGGACGCCGAGGTCTGTCTGCACGACGACACCGGCACCCCCGTCGCCGGACACCCCCGGCCCCTGGAGGGCACCCCGGCCGCCGACGTCCTCGCCGGCCGCATCGCCGCCGCCTCCTGGGAGGGGGACGGCCGGTATCTGCGGCTCGTCAGAGTCGTCCGCCCCGGCCCCGCGCACCCCTGGCTGCTCGCCGTCGCCCGCACCGCCCCCTTCGACGCGCGCGCCTCCGACGTCGTCGCCCACACCGCCGCCGTCCTCGAAGCCGTGCTGCGCGCCCGCGAGGCCGACGCCACCGAACGCCGCCTGCGCCGGGCCGCCGCCGACCTGCGGCTCGCGATCCTCCAGCTGCTGATGGTCGAGGACACCGTCGCCGCCCGCCGCGTCGCCTCGGGGCTGTGGCCCGGACTCCTGGACGTCGACACCGCGCGCGTCTACATCGCCGAGTCCACCGTCGAGGACCGCGACCAGCTCGCCGAGGACATCCTCGCCGCGACCCGCGACGCGGCCCTCGTCGTCCGCTGCCCGGCGATGGACCCGCAGGTCATCGTCGTCGTCCCCGACGAGACGGCCGACGCGCGGCTGCGCGCCCTGCCCCCGCTGCGCCCCGGCACCTACCTCGGCGGCAGCGTCCCGCACGACCTCGCCCGCACCGCCACCGCCTACGGGCAGGCCGCCAGCGCCCTCGCGGTGGCCCGCTTCCACCCCGAACGCACCGCCATCTACACCGAACGCACCAACCCGCGCCGCCTGATGGACCCGCACGACCTGAACGCGTGGGCCCTCGACCTGCTCAGCCCCCTCGACCGGCTCCCGCACCACGTGCGCGCCGAACTCATCGCCACCACCCGCCTCGGCCTGGAGTTCACCGCCGTGCGCGCCGCCCGCATCCTCGGCGTCAGCCGCAACACCGTGCGCGCCCGCATGGAACGCGTCGAGTCCCTGATCGGCACCGACCTCTCCGACCTGACCGCCCGCGCCGCCCTCCACCTCGCCCTCGCCCAGCGCGACTCACCCGCCGAGGACGCGCCCCCGGCCACCCTCGACGACCTCCTCACCGCCCCCGCCCTGCGCACCTGGGCCCACACCCTCCTCGCCCGCCTCGACGCCGACCCCCGCGACCTGCGCGGCACCCTGCGCGCCTGGATCGCCGCCCAGGGCAACGCGGAACGCGCCGCCGACGCCCTCGGCATCCACCCCCAGACGGTCCGCGACCACGTCCGCAGCGCCGAACCCGTCCTGGAACGCCAGCTCCTCGCCCCCGGCGGCGACCTGTACGAAGTCGTCCTCGCCCATCTGGTCACAGGTGACGTCGGACGCCCCGCCCCCGACCCGGCGAACGGGGGCGAACCGGACGGCCCTGTGCACAGGTGA
- a CDS encoding L-threonylcarbamoyladenylate synthase, giving the protein MAKYYDVHPDNPQARTVSQIAQAVRDGALIAYPTDSCYALGCKLGSKDGIERIRSIRKLDDRHHFTLVCQDFAQLGQFVQIDNNVFRAIKASTPGSYTFILPATREVPRMLQHPKKKTVGVRIPDHTVTQALLAELGEPLLSSTLLLPGEEEPMTQGWQIKDELDHVLDGVLDSGECGTEPTTVVDFSEGEATIVRYGAGDASRFE; this is encoded by the coding sequence ATGGCGAAGTACTACGACGTGCACCCCGACAACCCGCAGGCGCGGACCGTCTCGCAGATCGCGCAGGCCGTCCGGGACGGCGCCCTCATCGCGTACCCGACGGACTCGTGCTACGCGCTGGGCTGCAAGCTCGGCAGCAAGGACGGCATCGAGCGGATCCGGTCCATCCGCAAGCTGGACGACCGGCACCATTTCACGCTGGTGTGCCAGGACTTCGCGCAGCTCGGCCAGTTCGTGCAGATCGACAACAACGTGTTCCGGGCGATCAAGGCGTCCACGCCCGGGAGTTACACCTTCATCCTGCCGGCGACCCGCGAGGTGCCCCGGATGCTCCAGCACCCGAAGAAGAAGACGGTGGGGGTGCGCATCCCGGACCACACGGTCACCCAGGCGCTCCTGGCGGAGCTGGGCGAGCCGCTGCTGTCCAGCACGCTGCTGCTGCCGGGCGAGGAGGAGCCGATGACGCAGGGCTGGCAGATCAAGGACGAGCTGGACCACGTCCTGGACGGGGTGCTGGACTCCGGGGAGTGCGGGACCGAGCCGACGACGGTGGTGGACTTCTCGGAGGGCGAGGCGACGATCGTGCGGTACGGGGCGGGGGACGCGTCGCGGTTCGAGTAA